GTCGTTTTCCCTTTCCTTACAAATCAATGACTTACGGAGTGAGTCATTGATTTGGGCGCCCCGCGCGGGGCGCGTTGTTGGACTTTTTGCGAGTCCATCAATGTTATACTACACCGAGACTCCGACACACCGTTACTCCGTTACGTTATTACCCGCCAAATTAAGCATCCCGGGTAATAATGTCCATCCCACCCATGTACGGCCGCAGCGCTTCCGGAATGACCACACTCCCGTCCGCCTGCTGGTAGTTCTCCAGGACGGCGACCAGGGTACGGCCCACGGCCAGTCCTGACCCGTTGAGGGTGTGCACGAACCGGGTTCCCTTGCCCTCCCAGGGGCGGTACCGTATTTGGGCACGCCTGGCCTGGAAATCCTCGAAGTTGCTGCACGAAGAGATCTCCCGGTATGTCTCCTGCCCGGGAAGCCATACTTCCAGGTCGTAGGTCTTCGCGGCTGAAAACCCCAGGTCTCCTGTGGAGAGGGTCACTACCCGGTAGTGCAGCCCCAGGCGCCTGAGAACCTCCTCGGCGTCCCTCGTCAGCCCTTCCAGTTCCTCGTAGGAATCCTCGGGCCTCGCGAACTTGACCAGCTCGACCTTGTTGAACTGGTGCAGGCGGATAAGACCGCGCGTGTCCTTGCCGTGGGAGCCTGCCTCCCGCCGGAAGCAGGGGCTGTAGGCCGTATAGCGCACCGGCAGGTCCGACTCGGCCAGGATCTCCTCACGGTGGATATTGGTCACCGGCACCTCTGCCGTGGGGATGAGGTAGAATTCCCCGCCTTCAACGTGGAACAGGTCATCCTCGAACTTGGGAAGCTGCCCGGTGCCCATCATGCTGGAAGGGTGCACCATGAAGGGGGTCAGCGCCTCCCTGTAGCCGTGCTCGGAAGTGTGCAGGTCCAGCATGAAGTTTATCAGCGCACGTTCCAGCCTGGCCCCGCTCCCCGTGAGGAGGGAGAACCGGGCGCCGGCCATCTTGGCCGCCCTCGGCAGGTCGATAATG
The bacterium DNA segment above includes these coding regions:
- the serS gene encoding serine--tRNA ligase, producing MLDAKFIRENLDHVAEKLALRGPGNDIGPFEALDAERRSLIQASDEMKARRNTESAEIGKLRKEGLDASPRQEAIRTLGERIKENDERLKEVEKQLSHLLMTLPNLPHGSVPVGLDESANRVERVWGEVPSFDFKPLAHWDLGEMLGIIDLPRAAKMAGARFSLLTGSGARLERALINFMLDLHTSEHGYREALTPFMVHPSSMMGTGQLPKFEDDLFHVEGGEFYLIPTAEVPVTNIHREEILAESDLPVRYTAYSPCFRREAGSHGKDTRGLIRLHQFNKVELVKFARPEDSYEELEGLTRDAEEVLRRLGLHYRVVTLSTGDLGFSAAKTYDLEVWLPGQETYREISSCSNFEDFQARRAQIRYRPWEGKGTRFVHTLNGSGLAVGRTLVAVLENYQQADGSVVIPEALRPYMGGMDIITRDA